The genome window TTAATCATTGCAATGTTGATTCACCCTGTGTTAATGATATTATTGTAGACCAGCTGCTTGCACCAAGTACTGGAGAATTGTACACGAGCGTTTGAGCACAATCCACGCTATGTAAAGGCCATGACACGGAGACTAAAGGTGTACGAGGCTCTGGGCAGGAGGAAGGAGGCTATCTTAGGTGAGGGGAAGTGTACTAAATAATATATAGATCTAGGCTTTAATTGATCACTGTTGTAAGAGAAAGCTTCCACAAAactagtgtgtgtatgcgAGGCTAGATTGTGATAGACCTtgttattcataattattcacatgtacaatgtataatcaGTGCATTTATTCCTTGTAGATGTGACTCGAGTACTGGTGTTGGACGAGAGTCAAGGAAGAGCACTCTCTCAAACTGTCGCCAAGTTGCTAAAAGATTTTGGCCAGCTTCAAGCCACTGAAAACTTTCCTGTACGTGTCTTTATACCATTCCTAAATTAATGTGTACTTTTTTATCTTTAGAAATTGGGACCACTTGCACCGAGTAAATCTCTAATCAAGAGCTACTTCCAATCATTCTCCTGGTCTGGTAAGAGCCATTATTTTACACCAGAAAAATTAACATTAAcattgcgtgtgtgtgtgtgttactcTGTAGATGATCTCTCAGAGAGCCGACTAAAGCAGCTTTGGAGTACCAAAACTAAACCTAAAATTGTTGAGCCACCACCAGAAGAGATTCCGAGGGAGGATGGATCAGAATTGATTACATCCGACCAACCAGAGGCCCAGGAGCTGACAGATGATGCTGACTTCAATGAAGAACCTTTCGTGAAGGCAGCAACTGCTTTTAGGGAGGAAAAGTATCACGGAATACTGGAGCTTCTCACCGAAGCCATCACTAACGGTAAAGTGTAGACAATGCAGGTGTTCCTATTCATGACGCTATTGTTGTAGTTTCAACTACTGTTCATGAATTATATGAATTACAAATATATGAAAAAAACAATGGGCCTCCAAAACCCCACAACAGTGTTGTATGTAGTCATCGTTAATACCTATTCATTTTCCCATTCAGGTAATGCAGTGTTTGTCGCACATGCTCTATTGTTGAGGGGTGCTCTGAACTCACTGTGGAGACAGGGACAAAAGGCACTCAAGGATCTGCAGGATGTTGTCAATACACAGGGGCTCTCTAAAGAGGTGTGGGTAGTTGCTGTTCAATGGCCATTTCCCCAGTAATAATCACTCAATAGGGCCTTGACAAtattgtgtgcgtgtgtgtgaggggaatTGCTTACTCTAAGTTTTCTAAGTCCTAATACTGGGCAAATACCTACCCTCTTTGTTGTTTTGCACTGTTAACCATGAAGCATTTCTTATACAACTATATATAGGAGATTTGTTGTATGGTCAGTGGTTGTTTCTCTTGTTGCAGATGTACACCAATGCGTTGGTGCAGAGAGCGTCCATGATGGCCCTGCATGGTGAGATGGAGAAATGTCACACTTGCTTCACTAAAGCACTGGCCATTGACCCAAACTGTGCCGATGTGTACATTTACAGAGCTAGAGTGAGTGGACTGAACGTGTGTAGCTACCTCCCCCACGTTCTCGTGTTATGTGTTATtgcttacatgtactgataaTACCCATTTACAGTATTGGTGAGTTGATTATGTGGTGATTGTTAGTAAACTGAGGGCATATTTTTCGGAGGGCCCACCACAGTTTGTCCACTATCACTTTAATTTTCTTGTATACATACAGTGCCTTCAGCTTTGAGAGTAAATTTAACCACAGAGTGaatagttgtacttaaatctatctcaagattggaacatttctaagaaattgtgctgataccattgtgtaggtgaataaataagctacaaccTTATTTGAAAATAaatccccaaaagttgttgtagtgggaaatcattttaggtaAAAATGGAGGTGATCGTAAAATATATATGTAACATGAAATATCTCTGGAACTAAATTATTTCTGGACAACttttttgtatcaaaagatagaaaatttaatgtgcaaaaacaattagaccttagccgacaaatttgcttgagttccatcgctaagcgaaaaggcacctaaaatatcccataattgagtattaatcagtacgtgtatttatgtaagctatacgtaaccatgcatatgttagcttaactattcaggaatgttgtgccaaagttccataccttagccgaaaacaattggtcttttccatcgctaagcgattgtccactatagaaaaatgttggtggtttataaaccaccacatacccaccacctttggttgccatggaaatatttttggatatgttttagataatttgttcaccaacacaatggtatcatcatattttcttagaaatgttccaatctcaaaatatttacatttatgtaCTAACACGTACCAAAATTGCGTTTATTTACTCTATAGACTAAAGGCACTGTATCTATTTGGTACTATATCTGTATCATGTGACTGTGTTTACATTTGTTACACTTTGAGCGGATGTTTGATTTTGATTGACTTGAAAATCTTTGTACACTCTTTCCTGCCTCCCTTGCAGCTTGTCCTAGAGTCTGAGGAGCAGCAATCGTTCACTAGTACAGTAGTGGAGGACCTAGAGAAGGGACAGTCCCTTGCCCCCACCTCCCCTCAGGCCGCCTACCTCCTCTCCTCTGCCTATCACAGGATGGCCGGGATGCAGCAGTCCATGCAGTTACTCGAGACAGCAAGGGGACTGTTCACTGAGGCTATTCAGAAGTTTCCTGACTTTGGAGATGGTCTCCTACTTTATGCAATGGTGTGTGAAATGGAAATTTAAGTAATTTGTGTGTTTGTAAACATGCAGTGTGGCTCTCTATAGTAATAAGATagtatgtattataattatgtagtaggCTCTAGTCAATGGCTTAACGATAACGTTTCTGTGCTTTCTTTGTAGTTCTTACAAGACGCCAACCAGGTGAAAGAAGCACAGGAGATTCTGAACAAAGTGATCAAACTGGAACCAGATAACCCCATCGGGCATTTCACATTAGGGTGAGTAACACAGTTCCTTGTAGAGAAGCCATTCTCATACAACCACGTGTATTTTGTAGGCCTATAGTTAAGTTATGGTGTGAAGTGTTCTAATCCCTCGCTCTCTTTACAGACTAACCACCCTCATGGTGACCCAGGACATTGACAGAGCAGTGGAGCACATGGAGACTGCCATCGCTAAAGATAACAGCTGTGTTCAGGCTTACAATACACTGGCTACCATTGAAATGCAAAGGTCAGTGAATGAATGAGAGTGCTGTGCACTGGTCATGCAGCATTAAGCATGGAGTGCTCTGAGCTAATTCCTTGGTATTTAAGATGCGTGCACTTTAGACTATCTTAAAGGTGTACGTGCACTGCTGTGTTACAAAAGGCAGATACATACGTGTTCTCCCTATGTGTACTCCCTATGTGTACTCCCTACTAATTGCTCAGTTTCTCAGTACATTACACAGGAAATAAGCAAGCTTTGTAATCAAGTAATTGCTGtcttccaataattatattcactcTCCCCCCCCATTGTCCTCCCCCTTTCTTCCCCACTATTGATTGACAAGCCTTCCCCACTCCTAACCTAACATTCTATTTCCCAATCAAGCCATCATGATCCCTATTGTATCCCTACAGAAACAACTCAGAGAGAGCCATGGATATGTACGACAAGGCCATATCTTACTCCCGCTCTGAGGCTGAGATGTCCCAGGCATACATCTCCCGGGAGGTCGTGACGGCCCAAAACCAAGCCTGTAAAGAATACGGAGTGACACAGTCTGAGCTGGCAAGCAGGGCGTTCGGTGCCTCTGGTGCTGGAGCGTACTGATTAGAACTGTTGTCCTTGTACTGTCGTAGCTGTGCTCAATCAATGTGTGCATTATCATTAAAGTATTATAGTCACTGTTGGTTTTAATTAATTTGATAATGAGATATATACCTTTTCtgatggctataattatcatgattaaTTGAATCAAATTGTGTGAAGTTATATTTAATGGCGTGACGTGCTTTAATGTGGTCATGCTCCTACAGCTTAATGGATACATCTGCTTGCATGCACATAGCATAGCAGACAGATAGCTCAGAAATGTTGGAATGTTGCTTTTTAATTTTTAATATAGAAGAATCAATAAATAATCTTGTGAAATGACACACACATAACATAAACATTAACAATAAGTGCACGATTGCCTCTTCTACAGTTCTACTGTCTGTCCTTTCAAGTGTTTATGCTTAAACCTTCCACTGCTTCTCCACACCTGCAACCAGCTCCCATTGATACCCACATTTGTCACATTCTCCAGGAAGATATCGTGTGCCTTGTCCAGTGTGTTCACTTCATCCTCTCCTCTCTTGCTCTTCGAAACACTGATGTTGAATGGACTCAGAGGTATGGGTCTATCAGACCACTTCACATTCATTAGGTAGGACCCAGCCAAACGACTACGATATGTAACATGTATCAGTCCGGTTGAGGAATTCTTTGTAGTAGTGATATCGAACAAATCTTGGTTGCCATTGATACTGACAGAGAGTAAACCGAACCCAGCCCTGCTCACGTCCACAGTGAAGTCCCCCTCTCTGTTCAGAGTGGTTCCTACTAGGCCGGGGCCCCATGCTCGCACTAGTTGAGGGGTGGCGACCGGATCGATAATTGTGGTGACAAACGGACTACCCACGATGTGCGTGTCTCTGAACTTGATACTAACGGGATACTTGCCAGTTTTCTCAGGTTTTAGGACACAGCTGCATATAGTGAAAGTATAGATCAGAATGAAAAACTTTCTGAATTGCCTATGTGGgtgctatacatgtaaaacCTTACTACAAACAATAACATTGATTCCTCATTCGAAAGCAATGTTTATATAAACAAGCAATACATGTATCTCACCAATAACAATCATTGCTAGAGTCCCACAGTGCATGTCCAAGTGTCTCCTTCCCAGCACTGTCTCGAGCACTGATCTTCAGAGCTCCCTTCCCTTGTACACAACCTAGAGGCTTGACTTTAAAGCATATCGTATCGCCAAGAGTGACATCTCCTGTGGGGCGATCAGCCACTGCCAATGACGGTGAGGTGCAGGCTACCTGAAATGGTGATCCAGGAGCTCGTGCCTCCCCCCATTGTATAGAAATTGTGTACACACCAGGCGTCTTGGGGTAGTAACTAACGTCAAAATGGAGTGGGGATCGCGAAGAAACCACTGTTTCGACTCTCTTGTTGTTGATATCGTGAATATCGACCTTCAATACTCCTTGATGCTTACAGCTTTTCTCTGCTTTCACACTGAATAAATTCCATGCTCCAGCTTGTGCCGATTCCAAACCTAGACCCTCAGCTGTACAGTCGGCTAGCTCATTGAATTGCAATCTGAATGGGGAACCAGTGATGTGGACATTGTCATATTTAACTGCCAGTACACATTCCAAACTCAAACCAGGATTGAATTCTAGCATATATTGATGTTTACGTGTTCTTGAGACAACCAAATCGACCGGTTTGTTACTAGCAGTGTCTCTTACTCCAGCTTTCAGTTGACCAAAACCAGCTTCAATTGTGTCAACTTGCAGTACTACTTTAGTGCCTAATCTGTGTTGTGGGGTGGAGGTAGAGAGCGTACATTTTGATGCATCACCAGGGTAACCAAACTCGGCACTGAACGGGCTGCCATAGATATGTTTGCCAGAATAAATGAGAGAAAGTTCATGTTTTCCAGTCTCCAAGGGAACTATTTTGCACAAGTAGGTTTGAGGGTGGCCTGGCGGAGTGGCTATTTCAATCCTTGCAGCAGTAGGTGGAGACACACTGAAAATGAGGTTTCCTTCTTCCAAATCGGAGCAGTCTAACTTGAACTTGTGAGCAATTCCCAGTCGATATCGAGTACTTTGCAAATTCAGTCCATTACTATAAATCTGTGTTCTTGGGAACTTAAAAAGCAATGAAAACGGACTCCCTCTAATGTGTGATCCATTCCACAAGACGTCAAGTTGGTACTTTCCAGGTTTAGAAGCAGTGATTTCACATCTTTCGACTCCTTTGCACTCCTCACTTGCTCTCACTTTTGCCTCAGCAGGTCCAGTCATAGAAAACTCAAGTCTATTCTTCAAATACAGTGTGTTCTTCTTGGAGACACGGACAGTCACTGAGTCTCTACCACACGGTAATGGATTTTGGATCTTCTGCTCATCTTTTTCAAGCATAAAACATTTGATGGCTTCGACATGAGCTTCTGCAGCAGTCTGTACTACAGAAGGCTCCACAATTGCCTTCTCAGAAGTAGCCATCTGTTTCCTGGCCAGAAATGATTGAATCTCCCTTGCTAAATTCATAGCAGCTAGCAACACGATTACAATCCACTGTTAGTTACTCTTGCAACACAAAAATACTGCAGTTATGGAAACTTCCCAGCTGTTTTACTTTCATATACAAGCTCTTACTAGcactatgtatgtatgtatgtagcaATCTTTCTAAGTAAACTTTTCTAAGGACTAGGTCTATAGCTGCATGACACTTTGCAGTTTGAATTCACACAATTGATCACTACTAATGTTTGCAACATGCACTCAGGGAAGCTGCTGTATAGGGAGCGTTGATTGCGTGGTATTTCAACAATGTGTCAGTACTTCCTTAGTCTGGGAAAGCACACTAACAACTTTGTTCAAAGGAAGTTGAACACAGAAGCCACTCTACACCGACAACCGTCTGTACCACAATGTGTGCATACAAACCAAATACACCGCTTTAAGAGGGCAAACATACACATACTAGTTGTATCCCTGGACAGAATTAGTAAGCTTTGAACAAGATCATAGAAGAAAATGGTACTGTATGATTGATGTTGGGTCAAATATCAACCCCACACATGATAatgaaaggaatgcacaacaGTCTACTAATGTGACATATGCTGTCACAGTACACCTCAGCAACAAAAAATTTATAGAGTAACACACACCCTAAATGAATAAATTTGATCAGCTTATAGAGTTACCGTTCTTCAGTTATTTAGGAGGGGCTCACATTCCTCGAGACCTCTTCTTGTCAGCCATTGCCTTTCTGTTGTGGTTGCCTCTCTTGCTTTTGTTCTTCTCTTTGAGTTGACGAGCTCTCTCGCTCTCCACTGGTGGTTTAACCTCTGAACTCTGCCCTTTTGAACTCTGGGGTTTCCGAGAAGACAGATTGAAAGGTTTTGATTTGGGCATGGAATCGTTAGATGGCCTTTTAAGTATAGTCACATTGCTTGGAGGTCTAGTCATATGACTGGCGCCCGATGATTGTTCCTCTGAGCTCTCATTCAAGTCTGGAAACTGAGAGTAGTGTCGTGAATACCGTCCCTTGTCATTCAACCTGCACGTACACAATCAATACAGAGGGCAATAAGCTGCAGATCCAGCACACAATACAGTACACTCTCTAAAGTTTGCTCATTACAGTTGAACAATATCAAAGGAGCTATACTCACCGTCTCACAGAGAAGAGGTCCTCTGCTGAGTCATTGTCAGCTGCTCCCACCACGTGAGAGTCATACGTATCATCATACTCATCACTGTACTGGTCAAACTCGTACTGGTCGCCTGAAACTCCGCCCCATTCCCTCGGCTCCTCATACGTCCAGGAGGTCTCCACGTCATACTGCTGATAGGTCTCTCGTGTCTCCTCCAGGTGTGTCTTGTCGTTGAGAACAGCCGAGGAGGAGGTGGGGTCAAACCTGCATGGGGAAATTACTTACTATTATCAATAGCAAAAGTCATTACATTTTCAATTGTGATGCGACAAGCACTAATATAAGCTGTGAATTGGAAATAAAAGGGAATCACCTTTTTCCAAAGTGTACTCTGGACATATCCACACTGACATCTTTGTTGAACACATCGAACTCATCGTCATCATACACATTTAGCCGATCATCCAGCACACTGGTAGCAGTGCTTTCATCTGGTGGAGCAGTGTCTTCAGTTTTTGGCTGTGATGATGTTTTCTTTAAGTCCTCCGTTGACGGATTCTGGTTCATTGCTCTAAGATGTGGGGGCAGGTTGTCCTCCAGAATACGATCCACCACCGTCTCAGGACTGTTGCCAAACTCATTCAGGCAGAGCTACAAAGACCAAGAATTATCATTCAAATTTAACAAAGTAGTCACGGATCTAAACATAATCATTAGATAGGCCTTttaaagggctacaaaatacATATTGTGGAATTGTACAACCTAACGTTACTGGCACTCAAAGTTAATTATCGAAACAGGTCCATTTCGGACAAATCACCAACGCCATGAAGTACActgcactgcacacacacacctcaataAAGGCATCCCCAAGATGAGGTAGCAACTCTTTGACATGGGACACCAGTTTAGCATCACGCCCAGCAGTCTTCTTCTCCTTCATCTTTGGTACCTCCAGTGATGAAATAATGTAGTCAAAATGAGACTCTGGTCTGGGAGGAGAGTGAAGGAACCTACGATGTACAGTGTAGCCTACCGACAGTATTCATTATTCATGTATTCATTGTACAATACAGTATGGTAAAGATTGGGCCATCTGCACGGTATAAGGTAACTCCTATCAAACAGCAGTACAATGACTGAGGGTGACTAGTGTAGggatccaccgatccctagtcggcatagttaaTGGTTAGTACTACTGATCGTCTCTTCGAACTCCTAAAACTTTCGTTCGTTGATTAATGAAATCATGGGATACAGTTCAGGGTGTAGTTGTCGCATCTCTTGCACAACACTGGCTAGGTTGTAATGCTTCTCATACTCACGAAGGAAACTGCAGAGAACAGCAACACTTGTGCTGATACATGAACCAACGTACAGTAACCTAGCCTAGTGTTCACGGTGGCTCACCTCTTCTCAGTCAGCACTGTGGTCACGGCTGAAATGAAACTGTCGAGTGGGATTTGTGACGATTCCCCGGCCTCTATGAAGCTGGGGTCAAAGTACAATCGCAGGATACTGTTAACAATCCATGTGGAGTCCTTCTTGAAATTCCTGAAACGAGCTTTCACAAAGGAAGCACTGGAGTGGACAAGATGCTTTGTAATGCTATTTccagtatgtacatgtatatagaaagTATAGTGCAGTGGTGGTTTGATGGTTTGGTGCTCTGGTATACAATGTCGCTCTTGATATGTATGCACACGCAATAACTACACAGCAATGCAGATTGACGTACTCTGAGACGTCCCGGCATACTTCCAGCCATCGCGTTTGCAGAACAGGCACCACGGACTCGTAGAAGGCAACAAGAGTCTCCACAAACTCTCCGTGCATGAGCGCCTCGGTAGCTGGAGGATACACGTCTAGGAAAGCCTTGAGTGTGGAGGTGATGTCACTCATGTAGAGGATGAGGTCAGACAGCTCCACTGGAGACAGACTGCAGGGGGGGGCAAGGGATACAATAGTAGAACATGATGACTATGCAGTAGAAGTTTTGGACTgaaatactgcatgtacagtgataGCTGTAGGGTTCAGTTTAATTTGGTGAGCAAGCTATTATCGTCTTTCCTATGTCTGCCCAAAAAATAGTAGAGAAAGGTCATTAGGTAATGGCTGACTTACATTTTAGGTTGCTCTATGAGCAGCATTGGTTTCTGAACAGGTAGAACCTCATCAGAAACTTTCTTGAAAATCTGTCAAACACATGCAGGGAGATAGGGGGTGGATAGAATTATGTTTTTCATAGGCTCACTTTAGCAAAACTGCGCACAGCCAGTGACCAGTCTTGTTTGTATTGTGGCTGCCATTTGAATACATTGGCCACCAGTTTGGCTAGCAAGGCCTTGTTGGAGTTGCCGTAGAGAATGCATAAATCAATCAGTTTAGGCACGTCGAATAAGTACTTCTGATAGATGATGTCTGCATGAGCAGCTGGTGTAAAATAATGAGcctgagggtgtgtgtgtgggggggaggggagggtgtgtgtgtcacatgtatgtgtgtattgcATCAAAAAATCTCCACCTCAGATTCTTTAGCTGTGGACATTCTGAGAAATGTCATAAACATTCTCTTGTGGATGTTTCTTTGCGTCTCTTTAACGTTCAGAGGAAGGTTCAAGGGTCGATCATAGCTCCTGAATACATAAAGACACCATTATCTTACACCCCATCACTCCCACTGTAAGTACCTAAGACTAGTACGTACCTTGGTGCATTGCGGAGGTAAGAATCCAAACACTTCTGCAAAGAGCTATCATATACCACCTGTAAAGAATATAAGACAATTATCTATTACAATCCACCATTACCTGACTCCAAAAGTTCGGATGTGGCAACTTTAACAACCAGTGCAAGTCCGAATCCAGTTCCTGAATGGCCTCaagccagaggaggtcagGTTCAATTCCATGTCGGGGGGCGCGATACGGTAGAAAGGACACATCTGTGCACGATGTGGAATCCTGTACGTATTGTATGTATAGTGGTTCTAGTCAAAATGTACGTGCAATCGAATCAACATGAAGGCAAGTTGACCGGAATATTAAGTATCTTCTATGTAAATTGTTTTATAGTATGTATACTTACTAGAAGTGGTAGTTTCTCTATCAGCCCTGATTGTGGGTTCAACCTCTCAGTAATTATACTCTCCAGAGGACAGGCAGCCATCGATCGATCAGAGAAGTCAAGGCCAGTGAGGGGGCGTAGACTGTTTTACTAAAATAAGGGGAAAGGTCGACAATATAAAAAACGGTTAAAAGATCATCCTTAGGAAAAACCATAGTTTATAATCATTTACATTTGTATATGGACACACAAATTACAAAGAATGAAGAATGTTATTTTTGTTTCTTCCTACGACACCAGTTTAGGAAATAAGGCATTCTAAACAACTCCTCGATGTCTTCAAGCTTTCTCCCTCGAGTCTCTGGAAGGAGGAGAATCACGAACAAGAGTCCCATCATACTGAGCACGGCGTACACACCAAACGTAATGGGCTGTCCCAAAGAATCCGCCATTGTGAGGAAAGTCATTGAAATGAGAAGATTGGAACTCCAGTTGACGGTAGTTGCTATGCCAATACAAGTACTGCGTGCCCACGTTGGATAGATCTCAGAATTGACTGTCCAAGGGAGAGGGCCTGCACCAGATGCAAAGGAACCAATGTACACTATCAGAGCAATTATTGCCAGTGGAGACAGTAGATTGTTTGGACAAGTGTTAAAATCCCACCATCTTTGAAAGATACTCTTATTGTGTGTAGATACAAACTCATCATCGAAGGAAGAAGAGGTCCAGTTCTCACCAGGCAAGGCACAGGATGTGTTGGAGGCTAGTGGCTGGTACTTGCTGTACGTATGTCCATCGTCTGATAATACGCCCACACTGCATGTACCGTTGAAATACTCTTGAGAATCAGGGTCAAAATCCACACAAAAACCACATTGTGAGTTTCCAACACACGCACCACAAGAATAGTACTGGC of Halichondria panicea chromosome 9, odHalPani1.1, whole genome shotgun sequence contains these proteins:
- the LOC135341668 gene encoding filamin-B-like, coding for MNLAREIQSFLARKQMATSEKAIVEPSVVQTAAEAHVEAIKCFMLEKDEQKIQNPLPCGRDSVTVRVSKKNTLYLKNRLEFSMTGPAEAKVRASEECKGVERCEITASKPGKYQLDVLWNGSHIRGSPFSLLFKFPRTQIYSNGLNLQSTRYRLGIAHKFKLDCSDLEEGNLIFSVSPPTAARIEIATPPGHPQTYLCKIVPLETGKHELSLIYSGKHIYGSPFSAEFGYPGDASKCTLSTSTPQHRLGTKVVLQVDTIEAGFGQLKAGVRDTASNKPVDLVVSRTRKHQYMLEFNPGLSLECVLAVKYDNVHITGSPFRLQFNELADCTAEGLGLESAQAGAWNLFSVKAEKSCKHQGVLKVDIHDINNKRVETVVSSRSPLHFDVSYYPKTPGVYTISIQWGEARAPGSPFQVACTSPSLAVADRPTGDVTLGDTICFKVKPLGCVQGKGALKISARDSAGKETLGHALWDSSNDCYCCVLKPEKTGKYPVSIKFRDTHIVGSPFVTTIIDPVATPQLVRAWGPGLVGTTLNREGDFTVDVSRAGFGLLSVSINGNQDLFDITTTKNSSTGLIHVTYRSRLAGSYLMNVKWSDRPIPLSPFNISVSKSKRGEDEVNTLDKAHDIFLENVTNVGINGSWLQVWRSSGRFKHKHLKGQTVEL
- the LOC135341667 gene encoding activating signal cointegrator 1 complex subunit 2-like isoform X1, with the translated sequence MAACPLESIITERLNPQSGLIEKLPLLDSTSCTDVSFLPYRAPRHGIEPDLLWLEAIQELDSDLHWLLKLPHPNFWSQVVYDSSLQKCLDSYLRNAPRSYDRPLNLPLNVKETQRNIHKRMFMTFLRMSTAKESEAHYFTPAAHADIIYQKYLFDVPKLIDLCILYGNSNKALLAKLVANVFKWQPQYKQDWSLAVRSFAKIFKKVSDEVLPVQKPMLLIEQPKILSPVELSDLILYMSDITSTLKAFLDVYPPATEALMHGEFVETLVAFYESVVPVLQTRWLEVCRDVSDASFVKARFRNFKKDSTWIVNSILRLYFDPSFIEAGESSQIPLDSFISAVTTVLTEKSFLREYEKHYNLASVVQEMRQLHPELPESHFDYIISSLEVPKMKEKKTAGRDAKLVSHVKELLPHLGDAFIELCLNEFGNSPETVVDRILEDNLPPHLRAMNQNPSTEDLKKTSSQPKTEDTAPPDESTATSVLDDRLNVYDDDEFDVFNKDVSVDMSRVHFGKRFDPTSSSAVLNDKTHLEETRETYQQYDVETSWTYEEPREWGGVSGDQYEFDQYSDEYDDTYDSHVVGAADNDSAEDLFSVRRLNDKGRYSRHYSQFPDLNESSEEQSSGASHMTRPPSNVTILKRPSNDSMPKSKPFNLSSRKPQSSKGQSSEVKPPVESERARQLKEKNKSKRGNHNRKAMADKKRSRGM
- the LOC135341669 gene encoding mitochondrial import receptor subunit TOM70-like → MSDESKGLVKWKAALAVGVGAAALAGGALLAYYALTRSQRRARSEENAGETGTSTPCTSPPTTDGGKTNSGTTSQSTLERAQAIKQQGNEFYKQQKYEEAIKCYKEAISVCPVSKPADLAIFHQNLAAVYDVMAQKATDPDQKTSCLHQVLENCTRAFEHNPRYVKAMTRRLKVYEALGRRKEAILDVTRVLVLDESQGRALSQTVAKLLKDFGQLQATENFPKLGPLAPSKSLIKSYFQSFSWSDDLSESRLKQLWSTKTKPKIVEPPPEEIPREDGSELITSDQPEAQELTDDADFNEEPFVKAATAFREEKYHGILELLTEAITNGNAVFVAHALLLRGALNSLWRQGQKALKDLQDVVNTQGLSKEMYTNALVQRASMMALHGEMEKCHTCFTKALAIDPNCADVYIYRARLVLESEEQQSFTSTVVEDLEKGQSLAPTSPQAAYLLSSAYHRMAGMQQSMQLLETARGLFTEAIQKFPDFGDGLLLYAMFLQDANQVKEAQEILNKVIKLEPDNPIGHFTLGLTTLMVTQDIDRAVEHMETAIAKDNSCVQAYNTLATIEMQRNNSERAMDMYDKAISYSRSEAEMSQAYISREVVTAQNQACKEYGVTQSELASRAFGASGAGAY
- the LOC135341667 gene encoding activating signal cointegrator 1 complex subunit 2-like isoform X2, which codes for MAACPLESIITERLNPQSGLIEKLPLLDSTSCTDVSFLPYRAPRHGIEPDLLWLEAIQELDSDLHWLLKLPHPNFWSQVVYDSSLQKCLDSYLRNAPRSYDRPLNLPLNVKETQRNIHKRMFMTFLRMSTAKESEAHYFTPAAHADIIYQKYLFDVPKLIDLCILYGNSNKALLAKLVANVFKWQPQYKQDWSLAVRSFAKIFKKVSDEVLPVQKPMLLIEQPKILSPVELSDLILYMSDITSTLKAFLDVYPPATEALMHGEFVETLVAFYESVVPVLQTRWLEVCRDVSDASFVKARFRNFKKDSTWIVNSILRLYFDPSFIEAGESSQIPLDSFISAVTTVLTEKRPESHFDYIISSLEVPKMKEKKTAGRDAKLVSHVKELLPHLGDAFIELCLNEFGNSPETVVDRILEDNLPPHLRAMNQNPSTEDLKKTSSQPKTEDTAPPDESTATSVLDDRLNVYDDDEFDVFNKDVSVDMSRVHFGKRFDPTSSSAVLNDKTHLEETRETYQQYDVETSWTYEEPREWGGVSGDQYEFDQYSDEYDDTYDSHVVGAADNDSAEDLFSVRRLNDKGRYSRHYSQFPDLNESSEEQSSGASHMTRPPSNVTILKRPSNDSMPKSKPFNLSSRKPQSSKGQSSEVKPPVESERARQLKEKNKSKRGNHNRKAMADKKRSRGM